The following are encoded in a window of Qipengyuania soli genomic DNA:
- a CDS encoding YggS family pyridoxal phosphate-dependent enzyme, giving the protein MEIADTPLATVRANIAAACKIARRDPGEVTLIAVSKTHPAEAIVPLLEEGQRHFGENRVQEAQAKWPGLEERFPGAQLHLIGQLQSNKAEDAVQLFDCIHSLDRPSLVTALAKAFDKHAKQVPCFIQVDVGEEPQKGGCPVKDLPALLDQARDAGIPVAGLMCIPPFDIEPAPFFAFLDKLARDHGLGGRSMGMSGDYETAIKLGATHVRVGTALFGARG; this is encoded by the coding sequence ATGGAAATTGCAGATACTCCTCTCGCGACAGTCCGCGCCAACATCGCTGCTGCCTGCAAGATCGCCCGGCGCGATCCGGGCGAGGTGACGCTTATCGCGGTAAGCAAGACGCACCCGGCCGAAGCGATCGTTCCGCTGCTGGAGGAAGGACAGCGCCACTTTGGCGAGAACCGTGTTCAGGAAGCGCAGGCCAAGTGGCCCGGTTTGGAGGAGCGCTTCCCGGGCGCGCAACTCCACCTGATTGGCCAGCTCCAGTCGAACAAGGCGGAAGATGCCGTCCAGCTGTTCGACTGCATCCATTCGCTCGACCGCCCGAGCCTCGTGACCGCGCTGGCCAAGGCCTTCGACAAGCACGCGAAGCAGGTCCCCTGCTTCATCCAGGTCGATGTCGGCGAGGAGCCGCAGAAGGGCGGCTGCCCGGTGAAGGATTTGCCGGCCCTGCTCGATCAGGCGCGTGATGCCGGTATTCCGGTCGCTGGCCTCATGTGCATCCCGCCCTTCGATATCGAGCCCGCGCCCTTCTTTGCCTTTCTCGACAAGCTGGCACGCGACCACGGGCTGGGAGGCCGCAGCATGGGCATGAGCGGGGATTACGAAACCGCCATCAAACTTGGCGCGACGCATGTTCGCGTAGGCACAGCGCTTTTCGGAGCCCGGGGCTGA
- a CDS encoding DNA translocase FtsK has protein sequence MASRAGAGPDWRAAFRRSFRRATHMAGAGLLFALLLFLTLAMASYTQTDPSPSTAAAGTDIRNWMGASGAWGAERVLNYFGLPAILLLPLLYISARRLWTGVEHEDEEETPGRWWGPFAMLLAAMVLLGTILALVFDAATGSLPAGLGGLFGQLGALGIEAVGDRFGEAASGWVVLALALVALGGGIALVTRVFAIDWVQFLTLPDFVKQRPHISDIDLPLVPKKAKRAKPALLSDDEEDNEDAPVTARRAPEIADPAPAPASPRPAKAKQRDMFANFQLPSLDLLDDMPENSAPKLDKMALERNARLLENVLDDFNVKGEITAVRAGPVVTMYELEPAPGIKASRVVGLAEDIARNMSAISARVSPIPGKTVIGIELPNADRQMVSYKQLAASAAFVDSKGSLPMILGKDIAGEPIVADLAAMPHLLVAGTTGSGKSVGLNTILLSLLYRFTPEECRLILIDPKVLELKTYDDIPHLLSPVVTEPAKSVRALKWAVEEMERRYRMMSSVNSRNIAGFNEKIKTAIAKGKPLGRRVQTGFDPETGEEIYEEEQLDYEPLPLIVLIVDELADLMVTVGKEIEVLIQRLSQKSRAAGIHLIMATQRPSVDVITGVIKANLPTRISFKVTSRIDSRTILGEQGAEQLLGKGDMLYKPNTGAMIRVHGPFVSDEEVEKVADHWRAQGKPDYVDAVTEEPEEGFGFSFEDEFTASDNPEERKYRQACQIVFENQKASGSWLQRQMGVGYNTAAKWIERMEGDGLVGPANHVGRREIFRDRDGNPI, from the coding sequence ATGGCTTCGCGCGCAGGCGCAGGACCCGATTGGCGGGCGGCATTCCGCCGCAGCTTTCGCCGTGCCACTCACATGGCTGGCGCGGGGCTGCTATTCGCCCTGCTGCTTTTCCTCACGCTGGCAATGGCAAGCTATACGCAGACCGACCCCAGCCCTTCCACTGCGGCTGCCGGTACCGACATCCGCAACTGGATGGGTGCGAGTGGCGCCTGGGGCGCAGAGCGCGTCCTCAACTACTTCGGCCTGCCCGCCATACTATTGCTGCCGCTGCTGTACATTTCCGCCCGCCGCCTGTGGACCGGCGTAGAGCACGAGGACGAGGAAGAAACGCCGGGCCGCTGGTGGGGGCCTTTCGCCATGCTCCTTGCGGCCATGGTCCTGCTCGGCACGATCCTCGCTCTCGTCTTCGATGCGGCGACCGGCAGCCTGCCTGCGGGTCTCGGCGGACTGTTCGGGCAATTGGGTGCGCTTGGCATCGAGGCGGTCGGGGACCGCTTCGGCGAAGCGGCCTCTGGCTGGGTCGTCCTTGCGCTTGCTCTCGTCGCGTTGGGAGGGGGAATTGCCCTCGTTACCCGCGTCTTCGCCATCGACTGGGTGCAGTTCCTGACCCTGCCCGACTTCGTCAAGCAGCGGCCGCATATCTCCGACATCGACCTGCCGCTGGTCCCGAAGAAGGCGAAGCGGGCCAAGCCTGCGCTGCTTTCGGATGACGAGGAGGATAACGAAGACGCCCCCGTCACGGCCCGCCGCGCCCCCGAAATTGCCGACCCGGCCCCCGCGCCCGCCAGCCCCCGTCCGGCCAAGGCCAAGCAGCGCGACATGTTCGCCAATTTCCAGCTGCCCAGCCTCGACCTGCTCGACGACATGCCGGAAAATTCCGCGCCCAAGCTCGACAAGATGGCGCTGGAGCGCAACGCGCGCCTGCTGGAGAACGTGCTCGACGACTTCAACGTCAAAGGCGAGATCACTGCTGTCCGCGCCGGCCCGGTGGTCACCATGTACGAGCTGGAGCCTGCCCCCGGCATCAAGGCCAGTCGCGTGGTCGGTCTTGCCGAGGATATCGCCCGCAACATGAGTGCGATCTCGGCCCGCGTCTCGCCGATTCCGGGCAAGACCGTGATCGGCATCGAACTGCCCAATGCCGACCGCCAGATGGTCAGTTACAAGCAACTCGCGGCCAGCGCCGCCTTCGTCGACAGCAAGGGCAGCCTGCCGATGATCCTGGGCAAGGACATCGCCGGCGAGCCGATCGTCGCCGACCTTGCCGCCATGCCCCACCTTCTCGTCGCCGGTACGACCGGGTCGGGCAAGTCGGTCGGCTTGAACACAATCCTGCTCTCGCTGCTCTATCGCTTCACGCCCGAAGAGTGCCGCCTGATCCTGATCGATCCCAAGGTGCTCGAACTGAAGACCTACGACGATATTCCCCACCTGCTCAGCCCGGTGGTGACCGAACCCGCGAAGTCGGTGCGCGCCTTGAAGTGGGCAGTCGAGGAGATGGAGCGCCGCTATCGCATGATGAGCAGCGTCAATTCGCGCAACATCGCCGGCTTCAACGAGAAGATCAAAACCGCCATCGCCAAGGGCAAGCCGCTGGGCCGCCGCGTCCAGACCGGCTTCGACCCCGAGACGGGCGAGGAGATCTACGAGGAAGAGCAGCTCGATTACGAACCGCTGCCGCTGATCGTGCTGATCGTCGACGAGCTTGCCGACCTCATGGTCACCGTCGGCAAGGAAATCGAAGTTTTGATCCAGCGCCTGTCACAGAAGTCGCGTGCTGCGGGGATCCACCTGATCATGGCAACGCAGCGTCCCTCGGTCGACGTTATTACCGGCGTCATCAAGGCGAACCTGCCGACCCGCATCAGCTTCAAGGTGACGAGCCGTATCGACAGCCGCACCATCCTTGGCGAACAGGGCGCCGAACAGCTGTTGGGCAAGGGGGACATGCTCTACAAGCCCAACACCGGCGCCATGATCCGCGTCCACGGGCCCTTCGTTTCCGATGAAGAGGTCGAGAAGGTCGCCGACCATTGGCGCGCGCAGGGCAAGCCCGATTATGTCGATGCGGTCACCGAGGAGCCGGAAGAAGGCTTCGGCTTCAGCTTCGAGGACGAGTTCACCGCCTCCGACAATCCGGAAGAACGCAAATACCGCCAGGCCTGCCAGATCGTGTTCGAAAACCAGAAGGCCTCTGGCTCATGGCTCCAGCGCCAGATGGGGGTAGGCTACAACACGGCGGCCAAGTGGATCGAGCGGATGGAGGGCGACGGCCTTGTCGGGCCCGCCAACCACGTCGGGCGACGCGAGATATTCCGCGACCGCGACGGCAATCCGATCTAG
- a CDS encoding thiamine phosphate synthase yields MAPRYSVSMPARQSLPLLWLLSDARNDAGLEEALRRLPTGSGFVFRHYHLDKEARRARFDELATIARQGHHVVVFAGNEDWGADGSYGPPGHRGTGLRLITAHDGEDLQAAVEDKADGIFLSPVFPTASHPGAHTLGVHGFHVLAQQSPVPVIALGGMTHERARELDWPRWGAIDGLG; encoded by the coding sequence ATGGCGCCGCGCTATAGCGTGTCGATGCCCGCGCGCCAGTCCCTCCCCTTGCTTTGGTTGCTGTCCGATGCGCGCAACGATGCGGGACTGGAAGAGGCGTTGCGCAGGCTGCCTACAGGCTCCGGCTTCGTCTTTCGCCACTACCATCTCGACAAAGAGGCGCGGCGGGCGAGGTTCGACGAACTGGCCACGATCGCCCGGCAGGGTCACCACGTCGTCGTCTTCGCAGGAAATGAAGACTGGGGTGCGGACGGCAGCTATGGCCCCCCGGGTCATCGCGGGACCGGCTTGCGGCTAATCACTGCGCACGATGGCGAAGATCTCCAGGCTGCCGTCGAAGACAAGGCTGACGGCATCTTCCTTTCGCCGGTGTTCCCGACCGCCTCGCATCCGGGCGCGCACACGCTAGGGGTGCACGGCTTCCACGTCCTCGCACAGCAGTCGCCCGTACCGGTTATCGCCCTTGGCGGGATGACCCACGAAAGGGCGCGCGAACTCGACTGGCCGCGTTGGGGAGCGATCGACGGACTCGGTTGA